A genomic window from Flavobacterium hankyongi includes:
- a CDS encoding hydroxymethylglutaryl-CoA lyase, with protein MNANKIKLIECPRDAMQGIKDFIPTDKKVQYIQSLLRVGFDSIDFGSFVSAKAIPQMQDTAEVLAKLDLSKTESKLLAIIANTQGAENASVHPEIQYLGFPFSISENFQMRNTHKTIAESLVTLQEILNIADKSNKEVVTYISMGFGNPYGDPWNVEIVGEWTEKLANMGVKILSLSDTVGSSTPEVIDYLFSNLISKYPDVEFGAHLHTTPDKWFEKVDAAYKAGCRRFDGAIQGFGGCPMATDKLTGNMPTEKLLSYFTAQKADTNLSAMSFESAYNEALKIFTVYH; from the coding sequence ATTCCCACAGATAAAAAAGTACAATACATTCAATCTTTATTGCGTGTAGGTTTTGATTCGATTGATTTTGGAAGTTTTGTTTCAGCAAAGGCAATTCCACAAATGCAGGATACTGCAGAGGTATTGGCAAAGTTGGATTTATCTAAAACAGAAAGCAAGCTTTTAGCAATTATTGCCAATACTCAAGGTGCTGAAAATGCTTCGGTTCATCCAGAAATTCAATATTTAGGTTTTCCGTTTTCTATTTCTGAAAACTTTCAAATGCGTAACACGCATAAAACGATTGCTGAATCGTTAGTTACACTTCAGGAAATATTGAATATTGCTGATAAGAGTAATAAAGAAGTGGTAACTTACATTTCTATGGGCTTTGGTAATCCTTATGGTGATCCTTGGAATGTAGAAATAGTAGGAGAGTGGACAGAAAAGTTGGCCAATATGGGTGTTAAAATTCTATCGCTGTCTGATACAGTTGGTAGTTCTACTCCAGAAGTTATCGATTATTTATTCTCGAATTTAATTTCAAAATATCCTGATGTAGAGTTTGGTGCTCATCTTCATACAACTCCAGATAAATGGTTTGAAAAAGTAGATGCAGCTTACAAAGCAGGTTGTCGTCGTTTTGATGGAGCAATCCAAGGCTTTGGAGGTTGTCCTATGGCTACTGATAAACTTACTGGGAATATGCCAACAGAAAAGTTGTTGTCGTATTTTACAGCTCAAAAAGCAGATACTAATTTAAGTGCTATGAGTTTTGAAAGTGCTTACAATGAAGCATTGAAAATCTTTACAGTTTATCATTAA